A section of the Chryseobacterium ginsenosidimutans genome encodes:
- a CDS encoding Crp/Fnr family transcriptional regulator gives MIICENLLFSHGAEVHNYKSSEYIFREEGTPKHYLQIKSGKVKLSSFLEDGKEFIHGIPFDGHCFAETYLFHDRKYAVNAIAVTNCEIIKLEKQKLIELLLKKPELILNLYSYTAERMHYRYLTSASFSFKDPITKLNLIMNHLKTLFGFEDRFSFLIPYTRQQLASLTGMRIETVIRAIKKMEKQDIIKIDNSKIYI, from the coding sequence ATGATCATTTGCGAAAACCTTTTGTTTTCACATGGTGCTGAAGTGCATAATTATAAATCCAGTGAATATATCTTTAGGGAAGAAGGCACTCCAAAGCATTATTTACAAATAAAATCCGGTAAAGTAAAATTAAGCAGCTTCCTGGAAGACGGTAAAGAGTTTATCCACGGCATTCCCTTTGATGGCCATTGCTTTGCGGAAACTTATCTTTTCCATGACAGAAAATATGCCGTAAATGCAATAGCCGTTACGAATTGTGAAATAATAAAGCTTGAGAAACAAAAATTAATCGAGCTTTTATTAAAAAAGCCTGAGCTCATCCTTAATCTATATTCCTACACCGCAGAGCGTATGCATTACAGATATTTGACCTCTGCCTCTTTCTCTTTCAAAGATCCTATTACTAAGCTGAATCTTATCATGAACCATCTAAAAACTCTTTTCGGATTTGAAGACAGATTCTCCTTCCTTATTCCTTACACGCGTCAACAATTGGCATCACTAACCGGAATGCGGATAGAAACTGTAATTCGGGCGATAAAAAAAATGGAAAAACAGGATATCATAAAAATTGATAACAGCAAGATTTACATTTAA
- a CDS encoding barstar family protein, whose amino-acid sequence MKTIYIDFTDIGDYEDFYVQLKEKLTLPEHFGDNLDALSDIITGELEMPLHIEFVNMTVDQLETFEDLLTTLEDAEDEVEDFSFTYYLEQYEDDEDDTGDEKISE is encoded by the coding sequence ATGAAAACAATATATATAGATTTTACGGACATAGGAGATTATGAAGATTTCTATGTTCAATTAAAAGAAAAACTTACTCTTCCGGAGCATTTTGGGGATAATCTGGATGCACTTTCTGATATAATCACAGGAGAACTTGAAATGCCGCTTCATATCGAATTTGTGAATATGACGGTAGATCAATTAGAAACTTTCGAAGACCTTCTGACGACTTTAGAAGATGCCGAAGATGAGGTAGAAGACTTCAGCTTTACTTATTATCTCGAGCAATATGAAGATGATGAAGACGATACTGGAGATGAAAAGATATCTGAATAA
- a CDS encoding ribonuclease domain-containing protein gives MNGKIRSLFFICLGLLFGMSAMYIYNNFIADKKTASANTTTVEYGKVSDHSGNSSQQSIDQLTEEKTVINYVKQNHKLPDYYLTKNEARQQGWNPAKGNLCDVLPGKAIGGDNFSNREENLPKDEQYFEADVNYNCGNRNADRIIFTKNGDVYLTKNHYKSFEKQ, from the coding sequence ATGAACGGTAAAATCAGATCCCTGTTTTTCATCTGTTTAGGACTTCTTTTCGGAATGTCTGCGATGTATATTTACAATAATTTCATTGCCGATAAAAAAACAGCTTCAGCAAACACAACCACCGTTGAATATGGGAAGGTAAGTGATCATTCAGGAAATTCTTCCCAACAATCCATTGACCAATTGACGGAAGAAAAAACTGTGATTAATTATGTAAAACAGAATCATAAACTTCCAGATTATTACCTCACAAAAAATGAAGCAAGGCAGCAGGGCTGGAATCCTGCAAAAGGAAATCTTTGCGATGTTTTACCCGGAAAAGCTATTGGTGGAGATAATTTTAGTAACAGAGAGGAAAATTTACCAAAGGATGAACAGTATTTTGAAGCCGATGTAAATTACAATTGCGGAAACAGAAATGCAGACCGAATTATTTTCACAAAAAATGGTGATGTTTATCTAACTAAAAACCATTATAAAAGTTTTGAAAAGCAGTAA
- the nadE gene encoding NAD(+) synthase, with translation MQTQKVIDHIVSWLKDYAAKANVNGYVIGVSGGVDSGVVSTLCAMTGLEVLLLEMPIRQKEDQVNRAQDHIADLKKKFPNVQGKTINLTPVFESFESVVHDHVEERWSNNLALANTRSRFRMLNLYYFGQLHGLLVCGTGNKVEDFGIGFYTKYGDGGVDVSPIADLYKTEVYELAKALNLIESIQNAIPTDGLWDAERTDEDQIGATYPELEKIQKEYGTKAVEDYEGRDKEVFMIFDRMHKAAKHKMVPIPICDVPEEWRA, from the coding sequence ATGCAGACACAAAAAGTAATAGATCATATTGTAAGCTGGCTGAAAGATTATGCTGCGAAAGCGAATGTAAACGGATATGTAATCGGTGTTTCTGGAGGTGTGGATTCCGGTGTGGTTTCTACCCTTTGCGCAATGACCGGGCTTGAAGTTTTACTTTTAGAAATGCCGATTCGTCAGAAAGAAGATCAGGTAAACAGAGCTCAGGATCATATTGCAGATTTAAAGAAAAAATTCCCTAATGTTCAAGGAAAAACGATCAACCTGACTCCTGTTTTTGAAAGTTTCGAAAGCGTTGTTCACGATCATGTAGAAGAAAGATGGAGCAATAATCTTGCTTTGGCGAATACAAGATCGCGCTTCAGAATGTTAAATTTATATTATTTTGGGCAGCTTCACGGGCTTTTGGTTTGCGGAACAGGAAATAAAGTGGAAGATTTCGGAATCGGATTCTATACAAAATACGGCGACGGAGGTGTTGATGTTTCGCCAATCGCTGATCTTTATAAAACTGAGGTTTATGAACTGGCAAAAGCTTTAAATCTTATCGAAAGTATTCAGAATGCTATTCCTACCGATGGACTTTGGGATGCCGAAAGAACAGACGAAGATCAAATCGGGGCGACTTATCCCGAGCTGGAAAAAATCCAGAAAGAATATGGTACAAAAGCCGTTGAAGATTATGAAGGGCGTGATAAAGAAGTTTTTATGATTTTCGACAGAATGCATAAAGCCGCAAAACATAAAATGGTTCCGATTCCGATCTGTGATGTTCCGGAAGAATGGAGAGCGTAA
- a CDS encoding GNAT family N-acetyltransferase, whose translation MHLETERLILRKFEETDVERMFLMDSNTEVMKYIGIPPLSDINESKNAIKIIQQQYRDNGVGRLAVIEKETNLLIGWSGLKLLTQEINGYNNIYDLGYRFLPESWGKGYALESAKASLDFGFNDLKVETIYAHAHCENNGSNHILRKLGFEKTGEFTEPDGICFWYELKRENYL comes from the coding sequence ATGCATTTAGAAACAGAAAGACTAATTTTGAGAAAATTTGAAGAAACAGATGTTGAACGTATGTTTCTTATGGATTCCAATACTGAAGTCATGAAGTATATAGGAATTCCTCCCCTTTCAGACATCAACGAATCTAAAAACGCCATTAAAATAATCCAGCAACAATACCGTGATAATGGTGTTGGAAGACTTGCTGTGATTGAAAAAGAAACTAATTTATTAATTGGTTGGAGCGGATTAAAATTATTAACTCAGGAAATTAACGGTTACAACAATATTTACGATCTCGGTTATCGTTTTCTTCCCGAATCCTGGGGAAAAGGTTATGCGTTGGAATCTGCAAAGGCTTCTCTTGATTTTGGCTTTAACGATTTAAAAGTTGAAACCATTTACGCTCATGCTCATTGCGAAAATAACGGTTCTAATCATATTTTAAGAAAATTAGGCTTTGAAAAAACAGGTGAATTCACAGAACCGGACGGAATTTGCTTTTGGTATGAATTAAAAAGGGAAAACTACCTTTAG
- a CDS encoding leucine-rich repeat domain-containing protein — protein sequence MMKNKIITTLLLILTIPLLYGQSLIFKDKNFEKAVVESFDLNKDGAINQFEADRVENLFLVKKGITIANDISYFKNAKMIILDDNIIPSIFIKNMDHVQLFSCTGCKISNFKAENAKSLASLYLDNNDIETISLKTTPRIDQLTVSLNKIKTIDLSLLKNLKNLNLEHNQIQKLDISGNLNLQTLNVKQNPLKETDIQKGAKDVTIFGFQQQ from the coding sequence ATGATGAAAAACAAAATAATTACAACTCTCTTACTGATTTTGACAATACCCCTTCTTTATGGTCAAAGTCTTATTTTTAAAGATAAAAATTTCGAAAAAGCGGTGGTTGAAAGTTTCGACCTTAATAAAGACGGTGCTATTAATCAGTTTGAAGCCGACCGAGTTGAAAATTTATTTTTAGTAAAAAAAGGAATTACCATTGCCAATGATATTTCTTACTTCAAAAATGCAAAAATGATTATTCTGGATGATAATATTATTCCCAGTATATTTATTAAAAATATGGACCATGTCCAACTTTTTTCCTGTACAGGCTGTAAAATATCAAATTTTAAAGCTGAAAATGCTAAAAGTCTGGCTTCTTTATATCTTGACAACAATGATATCGAAACTATTTCGCTAAAAACGACTCCAAGAATTGATCAATTAACTGTATCTTTAAATAAAATAAAGACCATTGATTTAAGTCTGCTCAAAAATCTAAAAAACTTAAATCTTGAACATAATCAGATCCAAAAATTAGACATTTCGGGAAATCTGAATTTGCAGACCTTAAATGTCAAACAAAATCCATTGAAGGAAACCGACATTCAAAAAGGTGCAAAAGATGTTACTATTTTTGGATTTCAGCAACAGTAA
- the gldB gene encoding gliding motility lipoprotein GldB — translation MKIFRIIALSLVLVLGLNSCKKETQNQWNVEVKTPAEKVEITDISKEFYDQNTPLDQFKAKFPWFQGTVSDADFGKRRVDPQEIKIYKEAIGKIDEKKLQADLQDLFSHIKYYFPEFKSPKVFLFSSALQMIQDPIFYDAKGNLLFIDITGFMGDGNPNYKGLEMYFQKSMNPNNIVPKVAQIFAEGIVKESPDHQKFIDVMILNGKIMILKDAFLPTYPEYLKMNYTQKQYEWAVANEANIWTYFVESNLIFGDDHRLEDRFIAPGPFSKFYTEIDNESSPQVGIFAGWQVCKAYFKQKPETKLVDFLKMDATVIFNQSEYKPKLK, via the coding sequence ATGAAGATTTTCAGAATTATTGCGCTTTCCTTAGTATTAGTTCTGGGTTTGAATTCTTGTAAAAAAGAAACCCAGAATCAATGGAACGTGGAAGTCAAAACCCCAGCCGAAAAGGTAGAAATCACAGATATTTCCAAAGAGTTTTATGATCAGAATACTCCTTTGGATCAGTTTAAAGCTAAGTTTCCGTGGTTTCAGGGAACGGTAAGCGATGCTGATTTCGGAAAACGCAGAGTCGATCCTCAGGAAATCAAAATTTATAAAGAAGCTATTGGCAAGATAGATGAGAAAAAGCTTCAGGCTGATCTTCAGGATTTGTTTTCACACATAAAATATTACTTTCCGGAATTTAAAAGTCCGAAAGTATTCTTGTTTTCATCCGCTTTACAGATGATTCAGGATCCAATCTTTTATGATGCTAAAGGAAATCTGCTGTTTATAGATATTACAGGTTTTATGGGAGATGGAAATCCTAATTATAAAGGTCTGGAAATGTATTTTCAGAAATCGATGAATCCTAATAATATTGTTCCGAAAGTGGCACAGATTTTTGCAGAAGGTATTGTGAAAGAATCTCCTGATCATCAGAAATTTATTGATGTCATGATTCTTAACGGCAAAATAATGATTCTTAAAGATGCATTTCTGCCTACTTATCCTGAATATCTGAAAATGAATTATACCCAAAAGCAATATGAATGGGCAGTTGCGAATGAAGCTAATATCTGGACTTATTTTGTAGAAAGTAACCTGATTTTTGGTGATGATCACAGATTAGAAGACCGTTTTATTGCACCGGGACCATTCTCAAAATTTTATACCGAAATTGATAACGAATCTTCACCACAAGTTGGGATTTTCGCAGGATGGCAGGTTTGTAAAGCATACTTTAAACAAAAACCTGAAACAAAACTTGTTGATTTCCTGAAAATGGATGCAACAGTGATATTTAATCAGTCGGAATATAAACCGAAACTTAAATAG
- the gldC gene encoding gliding motility protein GldC, which produces MRKTQITIDVELDENHIPEIMTWNAQDGGVEKEETKAVMISVWDEKAMEALRIDLWTKEMPVDQMKMFMHQILVSLGSTYQRATGEEDVAQWIEQIAEEFAIKSAIKM; this is translated from the coding sequence ATGAGAAAAACTCAGATTACGATAGATGTTGAACTGGATGAAAATCATATTCCGGAAATAATGACCTGGAATGCACAGGACGGAGGTGTTGAAAAGGAAGAAACAAAAGCTGTCATGATTTCTGTTTGGGACGAAAAAGCTATGGAAGCTTTAAGAATCGACCTTTGGACAAAAGAAATGCCGGTTGACCAAATGAAAATGTTCATGCATCAGATTTTAGTTTCTCTTGGAAGTACTTATCAAAGAGCAACGGGAGAAGAAGATGTGGCACAATGGATCGAGCAGATAGCGGAAGAATTTGCGATTAAGTCTGCTATAAAAATGTAA